TGGCAGGTTTTCATTTCGAATCATGGGTATTTCACTCCAGTAGGATACAAAATGCTTACATGCAGGAAACAAAATGAAGCATTCTTATAGAGGTGTGTCCTACTGGAGTGAAAGAAAATTCTTCTGCCTTATAACTCACTCCTTGGTTTATTATTCACAAGTAACTTGAAGTTCAGTATATCATCATCTTTAGGCTCCtgcaactttaaattttctacaactcttgctattttacataaacctaacattttatcatgatatttctctcggTTCTTACAAAGTATACCACATAAATTTCGTCGTATTTTACATTTTGTCACTAAAGAAATTCGAATGTTTGCATACATTGTTTCAGTAAAAATAGATTCCTCCTGTGTGAGTATATTTTACTATACCGATGATTAACTATATTTGAATTTAAGAATTAAAGCGAATTGGATTTGCGATGAGATTAAAACATCTGTGTGGCCCTATCGTCTAGGGTTGTATTCCTTCCCCAGGTTTAGATACTTGCAAATACGAGAAAATTAGGTTATTTATATCTACTAgttcaaatgcccgtgcgttgctacgggtcctCAAATTTTAATTTGTaatgcacatatataattcaCAACTTACATGTGAAATTAAAAAAGATAGTAGATTTCTAGGTGGGTACATAGAGTAGCAAAGTAGACAATAAAAAagcgaaattcaattcggctcccgggtgcgtatgctccttcTACCAAAAAGTCATATTTCGAAATGTTAAATTTTTTGACAAATAAAATCTACATGtgccataatatatgtgtgtgtCGTCAAATTTtcaaaaaaccaatattttttgtggtctttgtaaaaaggagaaaaattatcttgtgaaaagcattatttttagcactgaattttgtctttttcacACACGTTACAtgacaagtcgattttttatgaaacgactttgtgagcgcgtagcacgtgcaaatttttatttcaattattttgaaatacaaaatatgtgtaagatgcatttaaaAATAGAGGGAACATATGCTCCCATgtcccaaaacaccactcccataAAAAAGAGGACCGAATGTTGGTTGGATCTATCATAGAAGAACTTAAAACATAGCCATAAGAATAAGATATATAAATGTAATAACAAGATAACATTGTTGTGCATCTGTGTGGTTTCAAATTCTAGATAAAAATACATATATCACTGACGTATATCATATATCATGAGACAGAGCAATTAACTGGAGCGGTGATATCAACATATGTACATGTCCAACAAACTTCCTAAAAGGGAAGGTCTGTTGCTACGGAGAAATAAGCATACGTGTAGGTGAATCTATCAATTGATAAATCTATTTTAGGAAGGCATTGCACGAACTGCGTGGCGAGAAAATCACAATCCCCACCCTCGACCACCCTTTCTATATCACAAGGACATCAACTAATTTCAGCTCTTATGATGCTTCCATGCTACCGAACAACATAGGAAGTTTAAAAATATTTTAAACACAAATCTGAATATAAATAGTTTCTAAGAAAACTAATGCAAAGCTTCTAGACCAGTCATGAAGTAAGAAGTGAGAAAAACATCGCTATAACTATAGATCTCTCAATGTACCAAGACTAACAAGAAACGATGCCCTCACATATGTGACTTTCAGTATAGAAGATGGAAGGGCTCTAAGCTCCCGTAATTCGCATATCCGATTCAATGAAAAACTTGTGATGCTCGATAAAAGTACTTTTGTAGGTGAAAACCTTCAAAAAAAGGTTCACCGACAATAAGGTTTTCAAGGTGTGTAGCTAGTAAAATCACTGAAGCAGCATTGTACAAAATCGTATAAGTGGACGTGAGAACTTTTTGTATGTACCTTCTGTCAAATTGGCAAATTGCATATAACACATGTGCATGCTTCGGAATAAGCATTTTAAAAATGTATGAAATAAGAAACTGGATTATGCATAAACAACAAACTGTGCTTCCCCATTACAACAATAAAATTGTCAACATGAGGTCAGCAATTCAAAACTCCTTTTACAACACAACTATCAGTGGTTGTTGTACCAAAGTGCCATGCGGCACCTGATGCTTGAGTGCCCCTTGTCCAAGCTGGTCTGGCACAAGATCATGGTGGAGCAGGTTGTATTATAATCGCATGGTGGTCAGCCTGCTGACATGTGAAATTGTTCATTCCACCCTACTTAAGGGTGAAACGGTTGTTTCTACATCTCTGCAATCCAAATGAATAGAACAGTATGTATTACAACAATTTTCAGCTATCCTGGACACATTAGCGTGTTAATTATATATGAGGaaagaaaacacaaaagaaaatgACGAAAAAGGCACTCTCAACAGTCACTTTAGTACTCTCAACTCTCATTCGAGCTATATACCAAAGGCATAAGTTGCACATAGTCATTGAATATTCAACTCTACACATAACAGCCACATACCAAGCGACAGAAGAGCATTAACTTGCTAATTACTCCATGTCTTTCTCCGCATCTTCACTCCTACGAGAAAATAATCAAAACTACACAATTATTGAGCATCACACTGGGATTATAACATTTCAGTCAAACTTACAACATTTCATCTGGCTAAAAGGAAAATTACCCCAGCATTTAAGAATATTCTGGTGCTAGCAGGGCGAAGATGGTGGAAAACAATCCACAGAGCCTCTCACTTGTAATCCAAAAAGAAAACTATCAAGTAGTAACCAAAATCTAGTAACAAATTCACTACAGTGTAGTTGTTTGGCGAGGGTTGGTTCAGTACTGAAAATGGACATTAATTCCTTCATGTAAGACAATAACAACTAAAATTAGCTCATTTTAACACAAAGTGAAAAGATTATATTTTCAACCAAGTATAACTATAAATTGATTTAAAAGCCATACCAATACAACACAATCTATCAAGAAGCTAGACCTTATTAACTCATAAACATGTGGAGTGAATTTTTTGAGACAAAATGCACGTAAACAAGAGGTAGCTGATCTGATCCCCTTTGCACCAAAACTTTAATAAATCAGTCAGCAAGATAGAAAAGGAGAGGGAGCTATAAATACATATATAACCTAGTATGGATTGTACCTAAGATAAAATTTACAACCTACGGGGTGGCAAAAGAAGGGAAAACATAAAATGTTTGTCTGAACTAACGGCACAAAGAAGTACAGTAGCTTGTAGGTTGTTTCTTCTGAGCTAATGGCTCAGAGTAGCATAGTAGTCTCtacaagttttttttgtctgaACTAACGGAATAGCATCTGCAAGTTCTTTCACGAAAAACCATAATCGGCAAAAGGAGTACCATAGTTGATACAGAGCTGCTCCACCACCTTATCTACCACACTTTCACATCACAACATCAGTATGCACATGGCATTTAGTACTAAGTAACAGATTTGGGAAATCTTGCGGCTTCTCTAATATATTACCGTTTAACAGCCAAAGATTTAAATAATACAAACAAGAGAGAATTATCAACATGCGGAAAGAGAACTAAATTTCTAAATATCAAATGTTGAATGCTCCTTTTGGACATTGTATATTACATGCATGGACGTAAGAGTGCAAGGAAGAAAGGGTGCTTACAAAATGATGTCATTTTCTTGTGGTGCACCATCAAGAATAGCTTGCATGAAAGTATAGCTGATATATAGAACTGAAGAAAGCACTATAATAAGTCTATTAGCTCACCTTCATAAAAAAACTCAAGGTTGATATGCTTTTCTACTTTGTCATTATCAAAACTAAATTGGGAATCCGGAAACGCGACTCAAATACCATTTATCAGCAAAACAAAAGCATGAATAATTTGTCCAGTACACAGCAGAAAAGACTCATAAGACCATGAAGTGGCTCAACCTTCAGAATATGGGCGCAGAGCATTAATATAGTTTGGAGTCTGTATGCCGCTTCTCTAATATATAAGGTTTAACACCCAACAATTTAAATAATACAAACAAGAGAACATTATCAACATGAAACGGAAAACAAATATATTTATAAATATTAAATGAAGAATTTGCTCCTCTTGCACATTTCATAATTAGAGTGCAAGGAATAAGGGGTGATCACAGAATGGTGTCATACTCCTGTGATGCACCATCAAGAATACCTTGCAGTAAACTATAGCTGATCTACAGGATTGAACTAAGCCCTATTAGTACATTTGATTGCAGTAAACAAGAAGGAACATAATAATGGATTAACTACCTTTGATCTGGAATCTGCTCTACTCGTGTAAGATAACTCTTGTAAACACTTAGCTATCAGTACCTGCATAAAGACAAatcacatatgaaatacaaacatCATGCAGTGCGTTGAATAATTTAACGAATATTAGAGACAATTCAATAAAATGGCCAAGCATAAAATGTAAAATTAGGAAATTAGGAAATTGGGGGCCATCTTGCAGCGCACTGAATATTTAACATGCATAATATGACAAACTCACATTGATGATTGGTGAATTTCAGAAGATGCCGGTGCACTGGGTGTCCGCCAACAGGTAAACTTGCGCACGGGTGCACCGCCGCCGGTGGGAGAGGCAGGTCGTGCATGTGCGCGCACTCATCGCCGGGTTCCTCACCAGAGTGGATTGTCGCATGGGGCAGGTCCAGTTCAACACCCAGCTCGGCCTCATCTCAGCCTTTGACACCCAAATTGCTTCTTTGATACAGATCGCACGTCTGAGTCACAATAGATGGTATATTTTGTATGTTCCCCGAGCCTGAATATTGGAGCAGAAAGCTGAAGGAAAATCGTGCACATTTTATTAGTGGTTCTCTTCAAGTCACAACTCAATCAGGACCTGGAATTACGATACCAATGATGATACAGGGATGCACCACAGAGAAATGAACTCAATGTCTGAATATGACATGCTTAAAATGGGAACTGTCCAAATTATGCTGACTTGTCTTGTTGGCTGAATTTGAAAGAGCGGGGGAGCACAACAATGCTTTCCCAATCATCACCCATCCTTGTGATATGAAGTCTATAGAGAAATTACATAATCTCTCAGTATTAAATCCTAATAAAGTCAAAATGGCGGAAAAAGAATAAGCACAAACATTAGATATATAGAATGCGGGAGGGAGACAATGAGAGATGGTTAGCGCTGATGCATCAATAGTTTGAAGGGAGTGAGTGATTTGTGGAAAGCAACATGTGTGGCCACCATTGCAATTTGCAGGACAGAGATCTTGCCGTTGTTGGGCAAGGATAAACATAAAAGAGGACAGGGTGAAATTGGTGAGGCCACCGGTGCAGTCTGACGATGAACACCAGAGTGGTGTGCGGGATAGGGTTTGGGTAGTGTCCAGGACATGGTTTGGGGGCAGCGGGATTCATGGTTTCAGGGGTGAGTGGATGCGCAACGAACACCAGAAGCAATGGCCTCTGCGGTCTTCACAGGGACGGTGGACTTCTCGACAACGATCTTGTCAGACTTGGAGACATCGGCGATCATACAGGCAGCACTTTCCCAGTAGGTGAGGTCCGCAGCCTTGCCGGCTCCAAGACCACGGGTCTTGGTGGGAGTGTTCACCGAGACGAAGATGATGTCGGCCTCGGCGACGTGCTTCTCGACATCGGTGCTGAAGAAGAGGTTCTTACCCCTGCAGGCCTTGACAACATCATCGAGGCCAGGCTCGTAGATCGGGAGGGTGTCGCTGTTCCAAGCGTCAATGCGAGGCTTGGAGATATCGACGACAACAACCTCAATTGATGGGCACTTGATGGCAATGATAGCCATTGTTGGGCCACCGACGTAGCCAGCTCCGATGCAGCAAATCTTCACCATTTTGGCTGTTTACAACCTGCGATAGCAAAGAATGGGTTTCAGAGGATTGAAAAACAGGACACCACTCTGCTCATCTCTAAGTTAACAAACAGGGGCAATCGAGATTCAGATCTTGAAAATCCAATATATATGACAGAAATGAAAAGTTGAAGCAACAGAGAAATTCTACCCAATTATTTCAGCATACAAGCATGGACACTTCTGAATAATCATATAATGGCAATTTCACAACATGAGCTAACTTGAGGTGAAAAAAAATGTGCCACTGCTGCAGACTGCATACAAGGAGTATGATGCACCAAAACGAAATCACACTAATAATCTAATTCAGGGGTAGTGGCGACTGTCAACAGCCAGTAGAAGGAAAATTCATGGCATAGAGTACTACCAAAGTTACTAAATCAAAACAATGGATCTCGAATGAGCAGTTGGTCAGATCTGAAGACAGTAAACATCTTGAGAAAAACTGAGAAAGAACAACTACAGCAGGGAAACCACACTTCTTGCAAGATCAGACACCAAACTACAAACTAAACCAAAGTAGATGCATGAGATCAGGGAAGACTCTCACCAGATCTCAGGAACTCGAAGAAGATCTCGAGAAGGGAACAGCTACAGAAACAGAGTAGAGGAGACTTCTTGTATGCAGAGAAGAAGCTGCCCACGAGTTGTATGCAGAGAGAAGGCCACAACTCCTTATATACCCTTTTTTCCCCGAAGCTACCAAGCTGGATCTACCCCTCTCCTCTCTGGAAAATTAACCGTGTAAAGGCCGGtcagaaaaaatcagaaaaaatgcagGCTATTCCAAGATCTGAGGATGGGGAGTTGAGGAGAACCTGAACCGTGGACATCGATGTAGGTTGCTCACCTATAAAGATCAACATCACGCGCCGCCACACATCTTGGAATGAAAACCTACCGCTGCCACACAAGAGGGATGTTGGGGAGGAGGATGAGTACAGAGGCGCGGCATCTTCGAGTCGTGCAAGGCAGCGGCGAGTACACGGGGTGCAGGCTGGCGACGTCCTCCAGTCCTCGAAACCCAATCAAATTTACCAACATCCAAACCCTCAAACATAACACAAGGCTCAATAACAACACTGCAGTAAACGAATTGCGTTAATCCCAAGTTCCTACCAGAAGTATGCAACCACTACATCGATTTCGTCAACTGCACGCGAATTCTACATGGCAGCACCGCATCACAATGATGCTACACTGAACACAAGCGATCACCCGAGCTAGTCAGTCGGAAATGGCCCCCAATTACAAGCTCGTGAACCCTAACCGCCTCTAATCAGCACATGAAAAATTTGAAAACCTGGATACACGGGAGCAATCAGGCAGCTTACCCGCTCGCGTTCATGGCGCCCGCCGTCGCGTCTCGGTTCCAAAGGCCGCCCGCACTCCCCTGCACGAACCCAACGCCACCCCGATCAGAGCCACGAGGCAAAATCGACAACAAAAAGGGTACCGAGAGGGGAAGATTGATTCGTAGATCCGAGACAGACTCCGGCGGACTCTACCTCTCGGTTTCGCGCCGGATCGGAGCGTTCTTTGcgcatggcggcggctacgttgcGGGACTGGCGAGGGCTTGCGACTTTCTCGGAGGGTCTGCGAGAGTCGCGACTACCTGTGTTTCATTGGGCTTGGCCCATACGGAGCGCGACGAACAAAACGACGAGGACGACCAAACTATTTGACGTATCGATCGATGAGGACAACCAAACGTATTGtgatggcagaataaggaactactttagtctttttaagtagtagagatttcTGTTTTATAATATTTGATGAAATAAGGGTACGCAGTAAAATATTAGTCATGGACTGAACATAAGTCTTGAATTATTGGTCATATGAAGAAACAGAGTTAGCATGTAGGCCCTTAATTTACTTTTCAAGGTGTACCATTTTTTATATCACCATTGTGTCTGAGCcaatataatcaaaatttcatGTTATGTATCTTCTTTCGAGGTTCCCATTCTATTTCATACCCCAGTTGATGCAATTTATTATTCTGTGAAAGTATAGGATAATCTAAAGTTTACTTAATTATTACTTGCCTATTTCTCTTACAGTTTTCTTGTGAATAGCTGCATACGAGAATTTCCCTCGAGCATTTTCATGCTGACAAACATGACAGGTTTGTACGTCTAATTGATGTTTAATTACTAAATTTCTTGCGCTAATGCCATCTTCGTTTTAACAAACTAGGTAATGTTTCTTCATAAGTACCACGGATTTCTATTTTCTAGGATTATTGCATTGTAGTACTTTGTTCTGTAAATTACATGGAGACATGGAGTTGAATGAGAAAATTGgcagaaatttttttttttgcattggtagtacataatcataggtctgagccattaatgcttgaaacaaaacacaCCGGGAAGCATTTGTATATTTTTATTAGGATTCTTTTTTGTGTGTCTTCCTCTGTCCTACAAAGGAGATCTGCTCAAAATAGTTATACTTTTGTCGGCGATTGTAGTTTTGTTACATTTAATTGCGA
This Lolium perenne isolate Kyuss_39 chromosome 1, Kyuss_2.0, whole genome shotgun sequence DNA region includes the following protein-coding sequences:
- the LOC127305294 gene encoding UDP-glucose 6-dehydrogenase 5-like, which encodes MVKICCIGAGYVGGPTMAIIAIKCPSIEVVVVDISKPRIDAWNSDTLPIYEPGLDDVVKACRGKNLFFSTDVEKHVAEADIIFVSVNTPTKTRGLGAGKAADLTYWESAACMIADVSKSDKIVVEKSTVPVKTAEAIASGVRCASTHP